A region of Panicum virgatum strain AP13 chromosome 8N, P.virgatum_v5, whole genome shotgun sequence DNA encodes the following proteins:
- the LOC120684940 gene encoding uncharacterized protein LOC120684940, with the protein MTQPRIDAGSWTQKGKNAKEAIGKAWSKFFHIAGVPRRQVDSPYFVSAVRETQKWGEGIASPTGRDIDGKYLDQNEQDLKSRYVKFQKDWPLFGVTLMCDSWTAPTRMSVINFLIYCNGVTWFHKSIDASGRTQDAAYLFKEIRKVVEEIGPENVVHVVTDNGSNYKKAYKELLIEDKKPNICEVVMAYQTMKQELRSFFGTNVSTMKEYIQVVDDRLGDVFIGSCCPKSEASNAHGYPVFNNSTGCVVVACDVTFDESNGSQKKQVDLDDADDELPPQKAIEKMAIGEIKPQE; encoded by the exons atgacgcaaccaaggattgatgcaggctcctggacgcagaagggtaagaatgcaaaggaagctattggtaaagcttggtcaaagtttttccatattgcaggagtaccTAGAAGACAGGTCGACAGTCCATACTTTGTCAGCGCGGTcagggagacacagaagtggg gtgaaggtatcgcatcacccactggacgggatattgatggcaagtaccttgatcagaacgagcaagacttgaagtcgaggtacgtaaagtttcaAAAAGACTGGCCTTTATTTGGCGtcacgttgatgtgtgattcatggactgcCCCGACGAGaatgagtgtcatcaactttttgatatattgcaatggggtcaCGTGGTTCCATAAATCTATTGATGCGAgtggaagaactcaagatgctGCATATTTGTTCAAG gagattcgaaaggtggtggaagagattggaccggagaatgtcgtgcacGTAGTCACCGACAATGGCTCGAACTACAAGAAAGCATATAAGGAACTTCTAATTGAG GACAAGAAGCCGAACATTTGCGAAGTCGTGATGGCCTACCAGACTATGAAACAGGAGCTGcggtctttctttggaacaaatgttTCCACAATGAAGGAGTATATTCAGGTGGTGGATGACAGGTTAGGTGACGTGTTCATAGGCAG ctgctgtcctaaatccgag GCGTCAAATGCTCATGGCTATCCTGTCTTCAACAACTCCACTGGATGCGTTGTAGTTGCATGTGACGTGActtttgatgaatctaatggctctcaaAAGAAGCAAGTTGATTTAGATGATGCAGACGATGAACTACCTCCCCAAAAAGCAATTGAGAAGATGGCAATTGGAGAAATCAAGCCCCAAGAATAG